A stretch of the Hippoglossus hippoglossus isolate fHipHip1 chromosome 1, fHipHip1.pri, whole genome shotgun sequence genome encodes the following:
- the LOC117764430 gene encoding beta-1,3-galactosyltransferase 5-like, with protein MENGRIQIKHIFICILGVATIVLVSMNFDRRLILGNSVIKSSYAAFKSRGTTLALRMTPRITSPPSGEPQWEDPGPYHVAYPRNYKFIISNTPTCRTRSPFLLMMVPVAPSDVAARDAIRKTWGSEKVVQGEVVGTLFLVGLPGGADAGQQQEKLSQENHRHRDLIQSDFQDSYRNLTIKTMVMLEWLAAHCTNASYVMKIDSDMLVHVPNLVKLLVDPGTAKQNYMTGLVWWHSPVLRDPFNKFYLPRDVIAEPEFPPYPLGMAYVMSLDLPWKILQVSPRIKPLFIEDAYLGMCLKHLGISPTDPPENTMFIVDPVHPLSSCSLSKVIAVTTTSIAQMKSYWETSKGPGAKC; from the coding sequence ATGGAGAACGGGAGGATTCAgataaaacacatctttatcTGCATCCTGGGAGTGGCAACCATCGTCTTGGTCAGTATGAACTTCGACAGGAGATTGATTCTCGGGAATTCAGTAATCAAGAGTAGCTATGCTGCTTTTAAAAGTCGAGGAACTACCCTGGCTCTAAGAATGACTCCAAGAATAACATCACCACCATCAGGAGAACCACAATGGGAGGATCCTGGGCCATATCATGTGGCCTATCCACGAAACTACAAATTCATCATAAGCAACACACCGACATGTAGGACCAGGTCTCCTTTCCTGCTCATGATGGTCCCGGTCGCGCCCAGTGATGTGGCGGCTCGGGACGCCATCAGAAAGACATGGGGAAGTGAGAAAGTGGTTCAGGGTGAGGTGGTGGGGACGCTCTTCTTAGTGGGCCTgcctggaggagctgatgcTGGGCAGCAGCAAGAGAAACTCAGTCAGGAGAATCATCGGCACCGCGACCTGATCCAGAGCGACTTCCAGGACAGCTACCGCAATCTGACCATCAAGACCATGGTCATGCTGGAGTGGCTGGCTGCTCACTGCACCAACGCTTCTTACGTCATGAAGATTGACTCGGACATGTTGGTCCATGTCCCCAACTTGGTCAAACTGTTGGTGGATCCCGGCACGGCCAAACAAAACTACATGACAGGTTTGGTGTGGTGGCACAGCCCAGTTTTGAGAGACCCATTTAATAAGTTCTACCTCCCGAGAGACGTTATCGCTGAGCCGGAGTTCCCCCCCTATCCTCTGGGCATGGCCTACGTCATGTCCCTGGACCTTCCCTGGAAGATCCTGCAAGTCTCTCCTCGGATTAAACCGCTCTTCATTGAAGACGCCTACCTGGGGATGTGTCTGAAGCACCTGGGCATTTCCCCCACCGACCCCCCGGAAAACACCATGTTTATCGTCGACCCCGTGCATCctctgagcagctgcagcctctcaaaGGTCATCGCCGTGACAACGACGAGCATCGCACAGATGAAGAGTTACTGGGAGACGAGCAAAGGACCAGGCGCTAAATGCTGA